From the genome of Sinanaerobacter sp. ZZT-01:
GAATCTATCTGCCGTTTTACCTGTCCTTTACAGCTATGATTGGCGGTGCTTTAAAGCTGATTGTGGAAAAGGCTGCACCGAAATTTGAAAAGGCGGGGAATGGTATGATTATTGCTTCAGGCCTTTTAGGAGGAGAGGGAGTTGTCGGTGTTGTTCTTGCCTTGGTGCAGGCATTAAAGGGAATGCAAGCGTTGTAGCGCAATAAAAAAACTTGCAAATTATTTTTTTTATGGTATACTTAGTAAGCATGAATTTTTGTACAGGCAATGGCTGACAAAAATATATATGCTCTCTGCTCAGGCATAAGGCCAGAGCCATTTAGTCCATAGGGAGGTGAAAAAATGAGTAATTATGAAGTTATGTTTATCATCGATTCTGCATTAGAAGATGATAAAAAAGAAGCAAGCATCGAGACAGTAAAAGAAATCATCGCAGCAGACGGTGAAGTTGGAAAAGTAGACGTTTGGGGAATGAGAAAGCTTGCATATCCGATTAATAAGAAAAATGACGGATATTATGCTTTAATCGAGTTTACAGGCAGCACTGAGCTTCCGAAAGAGCTGGATCGAAGACTTAGAATTTCCGATCATGTGATCAGACATATCATTATCAATAAAGATGAAAAATAAAGGTTGGTGACAAAGATGAATTCAGTAGTTTTAATCGGCAGATTGACGAGAGATCCCGAGATTCGCTATATCCCGGAGAGTCAGAATGCGGTTGCGACCTTTTCAATTGCAATTGACCGACCGGTCAGAGCAGGTGGAGAAAAGAAAACCGATTTTCCTCGTATTACGGTTTTTGGCAAACAAGCAGAAAACTGTGAACGGTTTTTAAAAAAAGGTCGTTTGGTAGGCGTGCAGGGAAGACTGCAAACTGGTAGTTATAAAACCCAGTCCGGCGAAACCAGATATACTACCGATGTTGTTGCTGACAGAGTTGAGTTTTTAGAATGGGGCGACAAAAGTGAGTCTGCTAGAAGCGGGTTCGAACGTGAGACACCGGCCGGCGGTCTTGGTGTTCCAGAAGGTTTTCAAGCACTTGACGATGATGACGATATTCCATTTTAAATCTTTGCTTTTCGTAAATTAGAATTTCAAGAAAGGAGAGAAAGAGTATGATGGACAAAAGACGTGGCGCAAGAAGAAAAAAAGTGTGCCAGTTCTGTGCAGATAAGACAGAATCAATTGACTATAAAGATGTTGATAAACTAAAAAAATATGTTACTGACAGAGGTAAGATTCTTCCGAAGAGAATCACAGGCACTTGTGCCGTACACCAAAGAGAAGTGACAAAGGCAATTAAAAGAGCAAGAATAGTTGCTTTATTGCCTTACACAGCAGAATAAGAATAGAAAAGAGGCGGTTTTCGCCTCTTTTAATATTTTAAGGACTCTTTATGAAAAATCAGAAAAATGATATGGGAAAAATATATTCTTATAAAAAAATTAGACTAAAATTTTAATATAAAAAGTAAAGATGAGATAATTTAAGCTACATTTAGTAGCATATGACTAGTTAGGGAACGTTCACCTACAAAATGCTTGAAATATATCATAAGCTTCCTTTTTCAGAACAAAAAAAGAGTGCGAAATGATAATAGATTTATGATATAATAAATACGCTTTATGTAATAAAATCAGGAGATTTTATCTCGGATGTATTGATTGTATCGGAGTGAAGCAAATCGGAGCAACGATTTGCACGGATGATAGAATAAATACGCTTTATGTAACAAAATCAGTGTATTTTGTCTCGGATGTATTAGAGATATCAATTGTATCAAGGCGGAGCAAACTGGATCAATCGTTTATACTATGACAGGATGTTGAGCGATTGAAACATTATATATGTTAAGGATTATAAAATGGGTATTAAAATTTTAAAAAGCTTAATTCAACCGTATTTAAAAGTAAATACTGTTATATTAATTCTATTTGCAGCCATATTGCTTTATTTTAATATTGCAGTAGGGATTTTTGCATTTCTTATAGTTTTTGTTTTATTTTGGTATTACCAAAGATTGTCTGCGAGCAAAAGAGAGCTGCTTGTAGAATATGCAAAAGCAATAACAGACGATATGGAAGAAACAACACGGCATTTTATTTCAAAAAATCCATTGCCTCTTTGTATGATTGACTTTGAAGGTGAGATTTTATGGATCAATAAAAAATTTTCCGAAATTTACGAAGATGTGGAAATGTTTCACACAAACATTCATCAAATTACGAATGTAAAACATACCGAGTTTTTAAATAACGAAGATGAAGATAAATATATGCTGATTTCACATGGCGGTAAAATTTATCGCGTTATGGCTTCCAGCATGAGAAGCAAAGAAAAAGCACAGGAAGAGAATAATACAACAATGCTATATTGGTTAGATGTGACCAATTTGGAAACGTTGAAAAATTTATATAAGGATGAAAAGCTCTGTACGGCATACGTAAACGTTGATAATTACGATGATTTAATTGCCAGCTCTCCCGATGAGAGAAAAGCAGTCATTGCAGCACAAATCGAGAAAACGATACGCCAATGGGCTGCTAAAATTAATGCTTCAGTAACGCGATATCGTTCAGGACAATATCATATTGCGTTTGAATACAAGCATTTTGAAAAATTGGAAGTAAACAAATTCGCGATCTTAGATGAAGTCCGAGAGATTGAAACGGATGCGGATTTTCCGGCGTCTTTAAGCATGGGATTTGGTGTTGGGGCTAAGACGCCGCAGCAGCTGGATGAATATGCAGCAGCGGCCTTAGACTTAGCCTTAGGAAGAGGCGGAGATCAAGCAGTCATTAAAAAGATGAGCAAGGTAGAATATTACGGAGGACGTTTACAAGCAGTCGAAAAACGAAATAAAGGAAAATCAAAAATTATGGCACATGCACTGCGTCAGCTCATCGACCAATCGCCGAACGTAGTTATTATGGGGCATAAGAAGCCGGACATGGATTGTTTTGGCGCTGCCCTTGGAGTCTATCGCATTTCAAAAAATCGAAATAAAGATACGGTAATCGTAATTAATGATTATCATGAGTCATTGGAGAATATTTACAAACGAGCAAAAGAATCAGGGAATTATCGTTTTGAAAGCAGTGAAACCGTATTGGGGATGATGGAAAAAGATACGTTACTAATTGTTTTGGATACACACAAGCCGAGTTTGGTCGAATGCTCAGAGCTACTGTATAAAACAGATAAAATTGTTGTGATTGACCATCATAGAAAAGATGAAGAAAGCATTGAAAATCCGACATTAACATACATGGAATCTTATGCATCGTCTACTTCTGAATTGATAACGGAGATATTACAGTATATTGGGGATAAGAAGGAAATAGATAAGCTGGAAGCGGAAGCTTTGCTTGCAGGAATTACTGTAGACACAAAGAGTTTTTCCGTCAAAACAGGAGTACGTACCTTTGAGGCTGCATCGTGGCTGAGAAGATCCGGTGCAGATACGGCAAATGTAAGACAGTTCTTTAAAACAGATTTGGCTTTCTTTAAACGAAAAGCACAACTGATTGCAGATGCTCAAATTTTAGAAAATGGCATTGCATTGACATATACAGAGGAGCTTGCAGCAAATATGCAGGTATTGGTATCACAAGCAGCAGATCAGCTCTTGGATATCAATGGAATTCGAGCCAGTTTTGCTGCCGGACCAACCGGCGAAGGCTATGCAGCAGTTAGCGGTCGTTCCCTGGGTGCGGTAAATGTGCAGACTATTTTAGAAAAGGTAGGAGGCGGCGGGCATTTGACAACTGCCGGGGCACAGCTTGAAATGGCACCCGAAGAGGCAATTGAAAGATTGAAAGAGCTGATTGCAGAAGAGAACATACAGTGAAATAAAGGAGGAACATATGCAAGTAATATTAATGAAAGATGTAAAGGGAATCGGAAAGGCTGGTACTGTTGCTAAAGTGAGCGACGGATATGCAAGAAACCTACTTTTGCCTAAGGGCATGGCGAAGGAAGCGACCCCCGGTGCTTTAAAAGAGCTGAAGGAGCGGGCGGCATTGGATGAAGCAAAAAGAAAAGAAGAGCTTGCAGCAGCACAGACACTTGCAAAGAAAATTGAATCCATTACTTTGACAATCAATACAAAATCAGGAGAAGGCGGCAAGCTGTTTGGCTCTATTACAAACCAAGATATTGCAAATGCACTAAAAGAACAGGAAAAGATAGAAATTGATAAACGAAAGTTTATTTTGAACACACCGATTAAGCACATCGGTGAATTTAACGTGGAAATCAAACTTTATACAGATGTTTCAGCATCTTGTAAAGTAAAGGTTATGTAGAGGGATATCAATGAACCAGATGGAACGTATTCCGCCGCATAATGACGATGCGGAAAAATCAGTGCTTGGTTCAATACTTTTAGATAAAGATGCTTTATTTGAAGTTTTGGAATTTTTAAAAGCAGATGATTTTTATAATGCAATGCATAAAGAAATTTATAATGCCGTTGTTGAATTATACCGTAAAAACGAGCCAGTTGATACCTTGACAGTATCCGAAGAATTAAAAAAAAGAAAAAGTTTGGAGATGGTGGGAGGTAGAGCATACATTGCCTTGCTTTCTACCGTCGTGCCGACGACATCGAATGCAGCACAATATGGAAAAATTGTAGCTGAAAAAGCAGTGCTGCGTCGTTTGATTTCTTCAGCCTCAGATATTATTGAAAAAGCTTATCAAGAAAAAATGCAGCCGGAA
Proteins encoded in this window:
- the rplI gene encoding 50S ribosomal protein L9, which gives rise to MQVILMKDVKGIGKAGTVAKVSDGYARNLLLPKGMAKEATPGALKELKERAALDEAKRKEELAAAQTLAKKIESITLTINTKSGEGGKLFGSITNQDIANALKEQEKIEIDKRKFILNTPIKHIGEFNVEIKLYTDVSASCKVKVM
- a CDS encoding DHH family phosphoesterase encodes the protein MGIKILKSLIQPYLKVNTVILILFAAILLYFNIAVGIFAFLIVFVLFWYYQRLSASKRELLVEYAKAITDDMEETTRHFISKNPLPLCMIDFEGEILWINKKFSEIYEDVEMFHTNIHQITNVKHTEFLNNEDEDKYMLISHGGKIYRVMASSMRSKEKAQEENNTTMLYWLDVTNLETLKNLYKDEKLCTAYVNVDNYDDLIASSPDERKAVIAAQIEKTIRQWAAKINASVTRYRSGQYHIAFEYKHFEKLEVNKFAILDEVREIETDADFPASLSMGFGVGAKTPQQLDEYAAAALDLALGRGGDQAVIKKMSKVEYYGGRLQAVEKRNKGKSKIMAHALRQLIDQSPNVVIMGHKKPDMDCFGAALGVYRISKNRNKDTVIVINDYHESLENIYKRAKESGNYRFESSETVLGMMEKDTLLIVLDTHKPSLVECSELLYKTDKIVVIDHHRKDEESIENPTLTYMESYASSTSELITEILQYIGDKKEIDKLEAEALLAGITVDTKSFSVKTGVRTFEAASWLRRSGADTANVRQFFKTDLAFFKRKAQLIADAQILENGIALTYTEELAANMQVLVSQAADQLLDINGIRASFAAGPTGEGYAAVSGRSLGAVNVQTILEKVGGGGHLTTAGAQLEMAPEEAIERLKELIAEENIQ
- the rpsF gene encoding 30S ribosomal protein S6, which codes for MSNYEVMFIIDSALEDDKKEASIETVKEIIAADGEVGKVDVWGMRKLAYPINKKNDGYYALIEFTGSTELPKELDRRLRISDHVIRHIIINKDEK
- a CDS encoding single-stranded DNA-binding protein, with product MNSVVLIGRLTRDPEIRYIPESQNAVATFSIAIDRPVRAGGEKKTDFPRITVFGKQAENCERFLKKGRLVGVQGRLQTGSYKTQSGETRYTTDVVADRVEFLEWGDKSESARSGFERETPAGGLGVPEGFQALDDDDDIPF
- the rpsR gene encoding 30S ribosomal protein S18; the encoded protein is MMDKRRGARRKKVCQFCADKTESIDYKDVDKLKKYVTDRGKILPKRITGTCAVHQREVTKAIKRARIVALLPYTAE